From the genome of Gracilimonas sp., one region includes:
- a CDS encoding lysophospholipid acyltransferase family protein — MNFIPANESRFFIWFFDHYTRWSLKRRFKQLWIKQNYQPTSTSRTVYFLNHNLWWDGLIPLYLNENIFHQKARALMEDKQMQQYTFFSKIGAFSINLENPKASIQSLRYAVESLQRENSCLFIYPEGTITPASDSAPDFKEGLAWLYSKTENVDYVPIHIYAHFLRSSKPELYISIGKSVDYYKSMSRNELTELFEADIQHLNEQTRQVAGFSDEGFKPQF; from the coding sequence TTGAATTTCATACCCGCAAACGAATCCCGCTTTTTTATCTGGTTCTTTGATCATTACACCCGCTGGTCTTTGAAAAGACGATTTAAGCAATTATGGATTAAACAGAATTACCAGCCCACTTCTACCTCCAGAACTGTCTATTTTTTGAACCACAATTTATGGTGGGATGGCTTAATCCCGTTGTACCTGAATGAAAACATCTTTCACCAAAAAGCCCGCGCCCTGATGGAAGACAAACAGATGCAGCAGTACACATTCTTTAGCAAAATCGGGGCGTTCTCCATTAACCTTGAAAATCCAAAAGCATCCATTCAATCCCTTCGGTATGCTGTGGAATCTTTGCAGCGAGAAAATTCCTGCCTGTTTATTTATCCTGAAGGAACCATTACACCCGCCTCAGATTCTGCTCCAGATTTCAAAGAAGGACTAGCCTGGCTGTACTCCAAAACGGAAAATGTCGACTATGTTCCTATCCATATTTACGCTCATTTCCTTAGAAGCAGTAAACCCGAGCTTTATATATCAATAGGAAAATCAGTTGATTATTATAAGTCAATGAGCAGAAATGAATTAACTGAATTATTTGAGGCTGATATTCAACACTTAAATGAGCAAACCAGACAAGTAGCCGGATTTTCTGATGAGGGATTCAAACCTCAATTTTAG
- a CDS encoding glycosyltransferase produces the protein MDILLYIAATYIVFTIFVFIRNWFEFHSLSNQSYGKQDFSSAPLVSICIPARNEETVIERCVTSALKQDYPNFEVLVLDDNSTDQTTDILNKLSGIINNLHHLKGQPKPDEWLGKPWACHQLSEKATGEYLIFIDADVWLEEDAIKKAVNALKASDAITVWPKQQVQTFWEKLIIPMIYYGLYTLLPAKYVEQNPKWLPASLRKKMAPQFAAACGQFIGFNRKTYTDIGGHTSVKQDIVEDVQLAKTIKRHDLKITMYDGIGTVNCRMYRSHSEIFEGLRKNFFVGFGRNVPLFLFMAIMQFIVFVVPVLALIFGNPDSQKFAAVLISIILIQRWLMDYKFGWNPLISLLQPFTIIWYEVLGIRCLWDHFTGRKASWKGREVG, from the coding sequence ATGGACATACTTCTTTACATCGCAGCAACTTACATCGTATTTACCATTTTTGTGTTTATACGAAATTGGTTTGAATTCCACTCGCTGTCAAATCAATCTTATGGTAAACAGGATTTCAGTTCCGCCCCTCTTGTCAGTATTTGTATCCCAGCCCGAAACGAGGAGACCGTAATTGAGCGATGTGTAACATCCGCACTTAAACAAGACTATCCCAATTTTGAAGTACTGGTACTGGATGATAATTCCACGGACCAAACTACCGATATACTTAACAAACTATCCGGCATTATTAACAACCTTCACCATCTTAAAGGACAGCCCAAACCTGATGAATGGCTGGGTAAACCCTGGGCGTGCCATCAATTGAGCGAAAAAGCAACTGGAGAATATTTAATATTCATTGATGCAGATGTGTGGCTGGAAGAAGATGCTATCAAAAAAGCTGTTAATGCGTTAAAAGCGTCTGACGCTATTACCGTTTGGCCTAAACAGCAGGTACAAACCTTTTGGGAAAAGCTCATTATTCCCATGATTTACTACGGCTTGTACACTTTATTACCGGCAAAGTATGTAGAACAAAACCCAAAATGGCTGCCAGCAAGTCTTAGAAAGAAAATGGCTCCCCAATTTGCGGCCGCCTGTGGACAGTTTATTGGATTTAACAGGAAAACATACACAGACATCGGTGGTCATACTTCCGTTAAACAGGATATTGTAGAAGATGTTCAACTTGCAAAAACCATTAAACGCCACGATTTAAAAATTACTATGTATGATGGAATCGGAACAGTAAACTGCAGGATGTACCGGTCTCATTCTGAAATCTTTGAAGGGCTACGTAAAAACTTTTTTGTCGGCTTTGGAAGGAATGTACCTCTCTTTCTCTTTATGGCCATTATGCAATTCATAGTGTTTGTAGTTCCGGTATTGGCTTTGATCTTTGGAAATCCAGACTCACAAAAATTCGCAGCTGTTCTTATTAGTATTATTTTAATACAGCGCTGGCTGATGGATTATAAGTTTGGGTGGAATCCTTTGATCAGCCTTTTACAGCCGTTTACTATTATTTGGTATGAGGTTCTTGGCATTCGTTGCCTTTGGGATCATTTCACCGGAAGAAAGGCCAGTTGGAAAGGCCGCGAAGTCGGATAA
- the xerC gene encoding tyrosine recombinase XerC yields MKALIDKYLKYLSVERNASEHTIISYQNDLTSFLEFTAQVNEQDASQVDVTTITRLNIRLWLGDLSEKGLAKTSIARKVAALRSFFKYCFKRGHVDKNPAHLLVVPKKEQTLPKTATVEDINRMMETVDIETAKGLQDRAILELFYGTGMRLSELTGLNLSNIDLKQRQVTVHGKGNKQRIIPLGNTVVTILNQFLEKRPELYGERTDGDAKKALFLAANGQRMYDRAVRYMVEDYLKQTSEVTQKSPHVLRHSFATHMLDNGADIRIIKEFLGHANLAATQVYTHTSMERLKNVYEQAHPRAKT; encoded by the coding sequence ATGAAAGCATTGATCGACAAATACCTGAAATACCTGAGCGTAGAACGCAATGCTTCCGAACATACTATTATCTCTTATCAAAATGACCTCACTTCTTTTCTTGAATTTACGGCTCAAGTAAACGAACAAGATGCTTCACAGGTTGATGTGACTACCATCACCCGATTGAATATCAGGTTATGGCTGGGTGATTTATCAGAAAAAGGGTTAGCCAAAACTTCAATAGCCCGTAAGGTTGCCGCGCTTCGTTCATTTTTTAAATATTGTTTTAAAAGAGGTCATGTCGACAAAAATCCGGCTCACCTGCTCGTAGTACCAAAAAAAGAACAGACGTTGCCAAAAACAGCTACGGTCGAAGACATCAACCGAATGATGGAAACCGTAGATATTGAAACAGCTAAAGGGCTTCAGGATCGGGCTATTCTGGAACTATTCTATGGAACAGGAATGCGGCTAAGTGAGCTTACCGGGCTCAATCTATCCAACATTGATTTAAAGCAACGTCAGGTTACAGTTCATGGTAAAGGCAATAAACAGCGGATAATTCCATTGGGTAATACAGTGGTAACCATTCTAAATCAATTCTTAGAAAAAAGACCTGAATTGTACGGAGAACGAACAGACGGAGACGCAAAAAAGGCGTTATTCCTGGCAGCCAATGGTCAGCGTATGTACGACCGGGCTGTACGGTATATGGTAGAAGATTATTTAAAACAAACCAGTGAGGTTACTCAAAAAAGTCCGCATGTTCTGCGCCATAGTTTTGCTACCCATATGCTGGATAACGGAGCGGACATAAGAATCATCAAAGAGTTTTTGGGTCACGCTAATTTAGCGGCAACGCAGGTTTATACACATACAAGTATGGAAAGACTTAAAAATGTGTATGAGCAGGCTCATCCAAGAGCGAAAACGTAA
- the raiA gene encoding ribosome-associated translation inhibitor RaiA — MKTTFTARHFEASADLQQYCRDSVEKLEQFYDRIVMCDIILEPTPSDENPQQAEIIVKVPRKILTAKESASSYEQAIHNAVETVSRQLKKYKEKMHAVN; from the coding sequence ATGAAAACTACATTCACAGCACGCCATTTTGAAGCAAGCGCTGATCTTCAACAATATTGCAGAGACAGTGTGGAAAAACTTGAACAGTTTTATGACCGGATCGTAATGTGTGATATTATTCTTGAACCTACTCCTTCTGACGAAAACCCACAGCAGGCTGAAATCATTGTTAAAGTGCCGCGAAAAATATTAACAGCTAAAGAATCTGCTTCTTCCTACGAGCAGGCCATTCATAATGCTGTTGAAACAGTAAGTCGGCAATTGAAGAAGTACAAAGAAAAAATGCATGCCGTTAACTAA
- the hprK gene encoding HPr(Ser) kinase/phosphatase, with protein sequence MPFSPQAPIPRKDKISVAYLINKLRERVNINIEACVSDNCAGDHFVVEADLHRPGLALAGYNELFTYQRIQIIGNTETQFLENMGKDKQEESFRHITKFDIPVIFLTDGNQLPENLLQIAKEASIPIYSTPLETTRFMYILRDFLEDQFAIQTMVHGSMMDVYGIGILVAGKSGIGKSEVALDLVERGHRLVADDVVMLTKKNNVLMSSATEMSKHFMEIRGLGIVDVMSMFGIRAIRYQKRLEVVLELTLWDETREVERTGLNHDSVNVLGLEIPLIHLPITPGKNITVIAEVIAMNYLLKHYGYDPAKAFQERIQSSISEKTKGRDMTPKRAIEYFEGDIE encoded by the coding sequence ATGCCATTTTCACCCCAGGCCCCAATCCCGCGCAAGGATAAGATTAGTGTAGCTTATCTTATCAATAAGCTACGAGAACGTGTCAATATAAATATAGAAGCATGTGTTTCTGATAATTGTGCCGGAGACCATTTTGTGGTTGAAGCTGATTTACACCGACCGGGATTGGCGCTTGCCGGGTATAATGAGCTATTTACTTATCAACGAATTCAGATAATTGGGAATACGGAAACCCAGTTTCTGGAAAACATGGGTAAAGACAAACAGGAAGAATCATTCCGCCATATTACCAAGTTCGATATTCCGGTTATCTTTTTGACTGATGGAAATCAACTTCCCGAAAATTTATTGCAGATCGCCAAAGAGGCAAGCATACCGATTTATTCAACACCACTGGAGACTACCCGATTCATGTATATTCTACGGGATTTTCTGGAAGACCAATTTGCCATACAGACTATGGTGCACGGATCTATGATGGATGTGTACGGAATAGGAATTTTAGTTGCCGGAAAATCCGGGATCGGTAAAAGTGAGGTCGCACTGGACTTAGTTGAACGCGGCCACCGCTTGGTTGCTGATGACGTTGTCATGCTTACCAAAAAGAACAATGTACTAATGTCGTCGGCTACCGAAATGAGCAAGCACTTCATGGAAATACGCGGACTCGGTATTGTAGACGTGATGTCCATGTTTGGAATACGCGCCATCCGCTATCAAAAGAGGTTGGAGGTAGTATTGGAATTAACCCTTTGGGATGAAACCAGAGAAGTTGAACGAACGGGATTAAACCATGATTCGGTGAATGTATTAGGACTGGAAATTCCTCTCATTCACCTCCCCATCACACCAGGTAAAAACATTACCGTTATCGCTGAAGTAATTGCAATGAATTATTTATTGAAACATTATGGGTACGATCCCGCAAAAGCATTCCAGGAAAGAATCCAATCAAGCATAAGTGAAAAAACAAAAGGAAGGGATATGACTCCGAAAAGAGCTATCGAGTACTTTGAAGGGGATATCGAATAA